DNA sequence from the Paenibacillus physcomitrellae genome:
GGAAAACCTCGGCTTCGACATCGCCTTCGGCTTGTCCCAGTGGCTCCCTAAAGGCGGGTTCGGCGGAGAGACCCATTACCGGGAGAACTTCCTGGACCCTTTCATTTCTGCGGTTGCGCTTGCATCGGTAACGAAACGAATTCTGCTCATGGGTACAATTCATGTTCTCTACGGGCCTTGGCATCCGATGCATCTGGCCAAATTTCTGGCGACGGCCGATCATATCTCGAATGGCAGATTCGGCGCGAATATTGTAACGGGTTATGCGGAGAATGAACCGTCCATGTTCGGGATGACCCGGGCCGAGCACGACCGTCGTTACGCTCAATCGGCCGAGTTCACGCAAATTTGCAACGCTTTATGGGCAGGTGAAGACAACCTGACTTACAACGGGGGCTTCTATTCCCTGGAAAATGCCTACGTCTCGCCGCGTCCCCGCTACGGCCGCCCCGTGCTGGCCACGGCTTCGGGATCGCCGGCCGGGTTTGATTACGCGTCCCGTTATTCCGACATCGTGTTCGTCTCCAGCCCCGCCGGAGAGAAGCTTGCGGATGCATTGCCGAAGCTGCCCGCCCACGTGGCGAAGGTCAAGGACGCGGCGGCGGCCCGCGGCCGCCAGGTACGCGTCATCATAAACCCGACGATTATCGTGCGTCCGACTCGTGAAGAAGCTTTTGCTTATTACCAGTCGATTATGGATCACGCCGATCTGGGAGCGATTCGTAATTTTACGGATCGTCACTCAGCCGGAGACAGCCAGTCCTGGCTCGAACATTCCGCCAGAGGCCGCGCCGTCGGCGGACATCTGCATATCATCGGTTCGCCGGAGGAGGTCGCGGAGCAGCTTCAGCAGCTCCACGCTGCAGGCATCGACGGCATCCAGATCACCTTTTACGATTACGAGCCTGAGCTGGCTTATTTCGGCGAAGCCGTCATTCCTTTACTCGAACAGGCCGGACTGCGGCTGCCTGTGTCACCGATGGTGTAACCGACTATTTTAATGAGATAGATGCCATAACGAGTGTGCATGGAATCTAACAGACATCCTAAATAGATATCTTAAAACAGACGTCTAAAAATGAAGGCCTTAGTCTTGAATGCCAAGACTGAGGTCTTTTTATTTTTCATATGGAGTTTGAATGACCCGGATAGGAAGGAGCTGCTCGCTTTACGTTATCTTATTTGGTAAAATTTTGATAATTAAACAAGCTTTATCACTCTACAAAACACTGGGTGATCTGCCCATTCGATAAATGGAGGTACAGGATGATAAAACCGATGATCTCTGCACGGCAGACAGCGGCAGGAATGATTCTGCTTACAGGCCTGCTTACAGCGTGCAGCCATCCATTAGACACAAGAACAGCTGCCGTTCAGGCAAGCTTGTCTGAATCCAATCAGCCAGATGCCGGGCAAAACCCGCAAAAGCAAACAGAGCCGATTTCGCGGCCCGCCTCTGCTTTAAGTTCTTCCGTTTTAAGTCCTTCCCCTTCAAGTTCGTCCGCTTCGACTTTCGATTCGCCTCCGGATTCGGCGAGCGCTGCATCCACAGCTTCTTTTAAGGAAGGGATCTTCGTCGACGTTCAGGCTTTGGATAACCCTTTGGTCAACCAGGATATAAAGGGGCTGCTGAATAAACTGATGAAGGCCGTGGTCGATAGAGACAAGGAAGCTTTTGCTAAGCTGTTCCCTGACAGTCAAACTGCGACATATTTTGATTATCAGTTTGAGGGTTCCCCCAAATTCCGATTCGAACAAGCGGGTGACGGTGTGATTGAACAAGATGCCGAAGGAAGAGTCAGTATCCCGGTGGAGGGCAAGGTCATTCGTGAAGGGCAAATTTATGATTTCTTCTGGCTGGTTTATTTTAACAGGATCGATCCGGACGGGTGGAAGCTGATCGCCCTCGATTGAGGATACAGATCAGGTACGCCTTGATTTCTGATGCTCCTGCTGTTATCGATGTCCCGCTCAAGCTGATCGCTCGCCCGGCTCATGATCCCAAGGAAGGGCTGCCCCAGCCCCCTTATCTGCCCTGCCTATAAGAGGAAAGCGGAAGGTAAAGACCGCTCCCCCTTCCTGACGATTAGCAGCTTCGATAAATCCGCCGCAGCGTTCGACAATCGCCCGTGAAATGGCAAGCCCCAGCCCGTTCTCCCCATTCTTCCCCTTAACGAATCTGTGAAATAAATGCGGAAGCAGCTCCTCTGGAATCCCTTGCCCATCATCAGTAATGGAAACAACCAGGCTGTCTTCCCCGCGCTCCACATCGATGGCAATCCGGTCGTTCGCATAACGGGCGGCATTGAGGGTCACGTTCAGAAAAGCTTGAAGCAGTTTATCCCGGTCAGCCCATACCCTAAGCTGCTCGGCCTCCCTTTTACTGTATGTCACCTTCAGCTTCAAGCCTTTCGAAACCAGAAGCGGATTGACGCGTTCAACGGTCTCGTCCAGCAGTTCCTTTACAGTGAGCGGAGCAGGGTGAAAAATATCCTCTTCGCTATCCAGCTTTGCAAGCAGCGTCATCTCAGAAACGATGCGGGTCAAGCGGCCGCTTTCACTGAGAATGATGTCGAGCCCCCTGCGCATATCCTCCCCTTCAAACACGCCGTCGCGAATGCCTTCCGTATACCCTGAAATGGACATCAGAGGAGTCTTCAGCTCATGGGAGGCATTCTGAAAAAAATGCTTCTGCACGCGGATATACCGATCCAATTCGCCGGCCAGCTCATAGACCACTTGTGCCACGGCACCGATTTCGCCCCCGGCTTTTACTTTACGCACGTCCGCAAACCGGCGTTCTTTCACCTTCTTCAGCTCTTCACGCAGCTTCATCAGAGGCTGGATCAGCCTGCGGGTAATCAGCAAGCTGAGCAGCAGAACAAGCCCCACGCCCACACCAAGCACAATGAGCAGCCGGCTGAACAACGTTCTCTCAAGAGCATTTATTTTGCTCACCGGGGTAACCAGCGTCAATGTCCCCTGAGGGATTGCACTTACATCTACAAGATAGCTGCTGTCTTTACCCGTTTGCAGCGCCTGCAGCTTCTCGCTGCTGATCGTCAGCGGCTCTGTTTGATAGACCGGACCAGGCAGGGTCTCCCCAGCTTGGCCGGATTGGCCGTGTGGGTTGATTTGGCCGGACTGGCTGGGTTGGCTGGGTTGGTTCGATTGGTTCGATTGGTTGGATTGGTTGGAGTGACTGGATTGGGTAAGCGGAACAGGAGCTGGGAGTGTCCCCGACACAACATTACCAGCAGCATCGGTAATGATGGCCTGAACCCCGGCTGCCAGCGGCACAGCAGTTCCCTGCAGAGCCGACTCGGGAAGAAAAGAGCCGGAAGGGGTCCCAGGCTTCGTAACAGGAGTCAGACTCGCCTGGTTCTGAAGTGTCCCGGCAACACTGGCGCTTAGCGTTCTCATGTCCTGCTTCTGCGCGTCGATCAAGTGATCCAGCAATACAAAATGAATAATAACCGCCGTTGCTCCCAGCACAACGACAAGCAGCAGACCAAATGCCAGGTTAATCTGATGAACCAGCTTCAACGTTTGTCCCCTTCCTCCGCACGCAAGCGGTAGCCATGTCCCCATACTGCCTCAATGGGCAGATGTTCGATTTTTTTGCGCAGCCGTTTAATAAGATGATCGACAGCCCGGTCGCTGCCGAAATAATCATCGCCCCAGACAAGCACAAGCAGCTCTTCCCGGGTGAAAGCCCGGTTCGGATGCTGGGCGAACACCTGCAGCAACGCGAACTCCTTCAAAGTCAAATCCGCCTCCTTCTTGTCCCAAAAAGCACGGCGCTCTTCGGGAAACAGCTGCAGCGGACCGATCTGAAGAATGACTGGGGAAGAAGCAAGATGCGAACCCGAAGCAGGTTCGGCCTGGCGCTGTTTATAGGAGCGCTGCAGCTGTCTTTTTACCCGGGCCACCAGTTCTCTGGGACTGAACGGTTTGACGAGATAATCGTCGCTGCCTAATTCAAGCCCCATAATCTTGTCCACTTCACGGTCCTTGGCCGAGATAATAATGATAGGCACATCCGCTTGTTCGCGGATACGCCGGCACAGCTCATACCCGTCCATCTCAGGCAGCATGATGTCCAGCACCCACAAATGAGGTGGGTCTGTACGCCAAAGCTCCCACGCTTCCTCGGCGGAGGACAGCCCGATCGTCCGGAAACTTTCTTTGATTAAATAAGCTTCGACAAGGTTGCGTATATGCTGATCGTCGTCAACGACGGCGATGAAATAGTCGTCCATAGAATTTGACTCTCCTCTCTACAGCTTCATTATATCAACAGCGTTCCAAATCTGCGGTTTGTGCCATTGTTTTTCCACAATTTCACCAATCTCCCGCCATAGCTGGGCTGTATCTTTAAACGTGCAAGGCCAATCCCGCTATAAGGAGCGTTCAAACATGAACAACAAGCAGAAATTCGTATTCAGAAAAATCGCTTTATCCGCCTTGATAGTGTCTGCCCTCGGCAGTGCCGCCGCACTTGCCAACGCAGCCACGCCGACTGCTGACGTAAAGCCGGTTAAGGCCGTTACCGCGCCCGGACCCTTATCGGTGAAGCTGCAGGATCCTCTGGTTGTCGCTAAACAATATGCACCGGAAACCGCTGCTGCCTGGGAAAAGCTCTTGAATGAATACAACACGCTGATTACCGATAACACGGCAAGCCTGGTCGAACGACCGTTCGCGACCCCAAGCGCTGCTTCCCAACCCGAAGCTGCACCTGCAGCGCCAGCCGCAGTGCCAGTGGCAGATCAAAACCTGACCCTCGTTCCCGTTCAAGGAGACTTCGACTTCAGCAGCATCGAGGTACAGGCCGGCACTGCGACTCCTGTTGAAGGCGTTAAAATTGACGCCTCGAAGCTTTCGGGCGTAACCCAACCCGCACCAGTGGCGGCACCAGCGGCAGCGGCAGATCAAACTCCTGTGCCTGTACCTGCGCCTACACCCGCACCAGCGCCTGCCCAAGGCGTAGCCGTCCTTAACGCTGGGGCTGTCGGATTAGAAAAAGCCGCGCCGGCAGAAGACTCCCTGCTGCAAAGACAAATCGACTTGGCGCAAGCTGTGGCATCTAAAGATGCTAATTCGATCAAAACAGCCTTGTCCAAGCTGTTTTCCACGTATGAAACTCAAATCAAACACATGCATGAATCGAAATAATCGGTTTAACCAAGTTAACCAGGTTAACCTGATTCGCTAGAATGACCAGAATAACTAGGGAACTTACAGGAGATGTCAAAAGGTTGGGTTTATCCATCCGACAATAATAAAAGGGCCTCATCCTCCACGATTTCGTGGGGATGAGGCCCTTTGGGGCTAGGCAAGAGTAGGAGTAAACTTAGGAGCAGATTTAGTAGTAGTTTTAGCATTAAGTTTAGGATTTAGCTCAACATGCTCTTAAGGCACTTTGCACTCTGCCTTAATGCATCGCCGAATATTCGCCCTGCTCCTGTTCCGGCTCCAGCTTGTCACGGCCCATGAAGAAGGCCGTAACCAGCGCCAGCGCCGCCGGGACGACCGCCCAGGCGAAGGTGTGAACAATCGAGGAGGACAAAGCGCTTGTGATGCTCTCCAGCAGCTGATGCGGAATCTGGCTGCGTGTCTCCGGCGACAGCAGGGTGTGCGGATCGCTCAGATCCAATCCCGGCGGCAAACCGCCGCCGGCCGCTGCGTTCCCTGCGGCCCCGGCGCTGCCCGCCGCGTCAGCCGAGGAACCGGCTAACGCCTCCATTTTTCGGCTGAACAAATGGCTCTGAATAATTCCGAACACCGTGATGCCAAGCGTCATCCCAAGGGAACGCAGGAAATTGAGCGTCGAGCTCGCCGTCCCCCGATCTCTGGGCGAAACGGAGAACATCGCCGCGTTGCTGAGCACCGAGAAAGAGGCGCCGATGCCAAGTCCCACCAGAATCATGAAGGCACGAACCGTCCACAAGCCGGTATCCTCGCCGAGTGTTGTCAGCAGGGCCAGCCCGACAACGAGCAAAGCCAAGGTCGGCAGCATAATTGTCCGGTATTTCAGCTTGTTCATCAGGAAACCGCCGGTGGAAGCTGTCAACACGGAGCCCACCATCATCGGCAGCAGGACAAGCCCGGAGTTGGTCGCCTTGCCGCCCAGCACGCCCTGAATGAAGATCGGAATGTACAAGGACGCGGTCACAAACGCCGCACCGCTGAAGATAGCGATGACGTTGCTGGACCAGTAGATTTGTTTGCGGAACATCCGGAACGAAATGATCGGCTCCTTGGCTCTGAGCTCAGCCAGCAGAAACGCGGCGGTCAGCACCACGAACCCGCCCAGCAGGAGCATGATCTGCCAGGAATCCCAGGCAAACGTTTTGCCGCCGAGTTCAAGGCCGAACATCAGGCAGACGACTCCGCCGATCAGAGTAACGGCCCCTGTCCAGTCGATCTGCTGACGCTGATGCTGACGCGATTCTTTATAGAAGAAAGCGATAAACACAAATGCGATCAATCCAAGCGGCAAATTAATGTAGAAAACCCATTCCCAAGCCGCATATTCCGTCAGATAAGCGCCGAGCAGCGGTCCAAAAATACTCGAAAGCCCAAACACCGCACCGAACAAACCGCCCAGCTTGCCTCTTGACTCAGCCGGCACGGCGTCAAACATGATGGTGAACGCGATTGGCACCAGCGCGCCGCCCCCAATGCCCTGAATCGCCCGGTAAATGCTGAGCTGGACAATCGAAGTTGCCGTCCCGCACAAAGCCGAGCCCAGCATAAATACAATAATGCCAAATACAAAAAATCTCTTTCGGCCATACATGTCGGACAGCTTGCCGAAGATCGGCATGCCCGCCATTTCAGCCACCATGTAAGCCGAGGTTACCCAGACGAACTTATCCAGGCCGCCCAGCTTGCCGACGATATCGCCGATGGCCGTGGCCACAATGGTATTGTCCATCGAGGCCATCAAAATGCCGAGCAGCAGGCCCGCTAGGACAAGGCCCATGTTATTTTTTTTACTTGCTGACACCAGGTCACTCTCCGTTTCTTCTCTTTAATCATTTCTCAACTATTATAGCTGCGAAAATGCGAACATATAATCGGTCTCAGGACCGATCTCGAGCTGATCTTGGCTGATTCCTACACCCGGTTTTGCGAATGCACCTCTGCCCGGCTGTCGACCTCCAGCGAATCCCTGTACTCAACGCTGCCTATCCGGCAGCCCGGGCCGATTTCAACACGAATACCTCGTACGTGCTCCGCCTCCGTATTCTCCAAATAAATATGATCCCCTTCAATCAAAGCGGCCTGAAGCGAACCCATCCCCAGTTGCAGCAAATCACCGAACGGAATATTCGTTTTCGCTTTGACCGAAATGTGCGCGCCGCCGATCTCCCGGACCCGGCTAACGCCATGGAGTTTAATGTCGATCTCTTCCGCGCTGAGTACCCCTCCGGCGTTGATTTGACCGCGCAGCTTGAACTCTTCCGCCTCGCAGCTTCCGGGTACGGTAAGTTCTCCTGTGATTTTGACGGTTTCGGCGCGAATGCCTGGGGCCGCCTCTGCAGTCCCGTGTCCGAAGATGTCCGCTTCGGCGGAACCATGCTGCGGAGCGTCCTTCTTTTTCAGCTGGAGCGTCCCTGTCACTTTGATCTCCTCGGCGAGAAGTCCTCCATCCACCGTGGCTTCGCCCGTAATTTTGAACTGCTCGCATTCCATGCTTCCGAAAAAGTCCGCTTCGCCCACCACCTTAACCTTGCCGTATTGGCCGCCCGACGAACTGCCCTCACCAATGATATTTATATTGGATCTTTCCATCATTTAGCCCCTCCTTTCCGCTCTTTATACCTGCAGGCTTTGGCCGATGAGCGCATCGCCGTCCGTCTGCAGCGTTTCTTTGTATTCCACCCGTTTGATTTTGCAGCCCCGCCCGATATAGACCCGTGTTCCCCGTACCATTTCAGCTTCCGTATCCTCCAGAAAAATATCGTCGCCCTCGATAACCTCCGACTTCAAACGGGGCCCGCCCATGAGACTGAAATTTTTCCAAAAACCTCTTTCGATCCGCCGGACATCGATCCGCTCGCAGCCGATCTCTCTCACCGTCGACAAGGAATGAAGCCGAATATCCACCGTTTCCGCGTTCAGCAGACCATCCAGCTTGATATTGCCTTCCGTCTCAAAAGCTTCGCACTGTACATCACCCTTCACAGTGACCTCTCCGCCGATGTTGATTTTGTCGCCCTGCAGCCGGCCTTCGATTTTGCTTTTCCCGTTCACGTCCAGACCGGTGCAGCTGACTCCTCCCTTAAGGGTAAACATTCCGTCGATTCGGATCTCCGCCGCTTCAACCGGTCCGTCGATCGTTCCCATGCCGTTGACCGTAATTTCTTCGGACTTCACACTGCCTTTCATGCCAAGTGTTCCGTTGATTCTAAGGCTGATGCAGTCCAAATCCCCGTTCACTTTCGCCATGCCGTCAATCCGCACATCGCGGTATACGCCGCCAGCCGTTGTGCTTATGCCCGATATGTTCAAATCGTTGCGAATGGGCTGTGATTCCTGATTATTCATGGATTCTGCCTCCCGTATCTCCAATTAATAGCTTCAGTTCCTCGGTAAAATGCTCAAGCGGCTTCTTGATGACCATCTTGGCTTCGCTGTCTGCAAAATAATCTGTACCGCCTGCAATCAGAAGGAACACTGGAACGCCCATCTTGCGGATCAGGACAAGCTCGCAGGGTTTGCCTGCAAACCGGCTGTAATGCGAACCCATGACCTCCAGCAGCATTCGGCCTTCCTCCCGGGTGATTTCACCGCCGCGCAGGAGTTTATCCAGCACATAAAGTTGCAGCGTCTGATCCAGATTGTAAAAGGGCGGCTCGCCATGGACCTCTTGATACAACAGCAGCGAACCATCCGAAACAATGTTTCGTTCGACAAGCTGCGCCCGATCCAGCTGCACTTCACCAAGTGCCGGAGAAAAAACATCCGCCAGCTCATCCAGCGATAACCCGTCTTTCATATTCAAAATCTTGTCGATTCTCGGCAATATCTGCTGTCTCGGGAAATACGTCTCCTGACCGGTAAAAGAAGATTTACGGATAAACCATTCCTCTGGAATCAGGTTTTTCCGCTTCCAACGGTACAGTTGGCCGTAAGATATCCCCGTCAGATCCAGCAGCTCTTTCTTCGAAATCAAATCTTCACTCATGGGTCGTGCCTCCTTGCTAATCTGAAAGTATCGTAACATAACATTGTTACGTTGTAAAGAATAGGGCGAAACAAACCTTCACTGTTCTTTTCTGTAAAGGCATTTAGTTTATTTTATGGCAGCAAAAAAGCCGCCTCCTAAAAGAAGCGACTGCCTTGGTATCCATCACCCTGTATACGTATAGAATGATTTATTTATAGCTGCTGCGGTTTTAACGCCCGAATTGCCTCTTCCGTCATCCCGGTCGCTTCGGCTATCATCTCAATGGCCGCACCCATTTCTAACAGTTTGAGTGCTGTTTCTGCTTTTCCTTCTGCTTTCCCTTCTACTTTTCCTTCTTCTCTTCCCACCTTCATGGCACTCTCAATCCTCGACTTCTCATCACTAAGCGCCTTCATCCGGGCATCGTAGGCCATGCGGGCTGCAGTATCCTGGCTTAGAAACTCCAGCGTATTCATTGCTTTTTTAAGCATCGGTTCTTTCACAGTCAGCACCTCCCAGTTCGATTTGTCTGCGCCTTTTAAGAACATTAACCAGTTGATCAGTCCGCCTTCGTTCAGCGTAACCTTTTGCGGATCCAGCTTCGTAAGCTCAATCACATGAATCTCTATATCATCCAGCAAAGCGATCCCGGTATGATCCTCCCGCAAGTGAAACACACTGTGGTAGCGGTCATTAGGAAGACTGGAATAGTTCAATATATTGATGGTGACGCATTTCTGCAGCGTATTGTAGTTGCCGCCTTTGGGGATTTGATGATAATACATCTCCGACCAATAAAACAAGGTGCGCTTCTCCATATGGTACGGATTAAACAGCTGCATTTCGATATTAGCCAGCTCACCCTTGGACGTGCATCGAGGATCAAGAAAATCGTACACCGAGAGAGCCCTCTTTTTTTATATATTATATTACGTTAGATAGATTCTATAAAAAGGAAAACCTATAACCGTTCAATAAAAAAAACACCAAGCAAACTACCGTTCACTCAGTGTTTCTAAAGTTTTATCAAAATCTACAAACTCACCTTCGCCTCAAACCCCCGCACCCAGCCTGCGGTTTCGGTTAGCTTGCTTTCGGCCCGGGCAATGGCGGCTTCCACCTGCGCGGTGGCCGTGCCCCCGTAAACGTCACGCGCGTTCACAACCGTCTCAGGCTGAAGCACCTCGTAGATGCGGTCGTCAAACAGGTCGGAGAACTGCTTGAACTCGTCCAGGGTAAGGTCCAGCAGGAACTTGCCGTTCTGGATGCAGTACAGCACCGTTTTGCCGATGACTTCATGCGCCTGGCGGAAAGGCAGGCCTTTGCCGACCAGGAAATCCGCTATATCCGTGGCGTTGGAAAAATCCTGGTTCACCGCCTCGCGCATCCGCCCGGTGTTCACCTTCATCGTGGCGATCATCGGCGCGAACAGCTGCAGCGCACCCTGCAGGGTAGCCACGGTGTCGAACATGCCTTCCTTGTCCTCCTGCATGTCTTTGTTATACGCCAGAGGAAGGGATTTCAGCACGGTCAGCAGGCCAAACAGGTTGCCGTAGACACGGCCCGTTTTGCCGCGGACAAGCTCGGCGACATCCGGATTTTTCTTTTGCGGCATGATACTGCTGCCGGTGCAGAAGGCATCGTCCAGCTCGACGAACCGAAACTCGGTGCTGCTCCACAGCACCAGCTCTTCGCTGAGCCGGGACAGGTGCATCATGATGGCGGATGCATTCGACAGGAATTCCAGAATGAAGTCCCGGTCGCTGACCGCGTCAAGGCTGTTCTCATAGACGGCATCAAAATGAAGCTGCTCCGCCACAAAATGCCGGTCGATCGGGAACGTCGTACCTGCAAGCGCTCCGGCGCCCAGCGGCAGCACGTTAATCCGTTTGTAGCTGTCCTGCAGGCGTTCGATATCGCGGCCGAACATAGCGACGTAAGCCATGAGATGATGGGCGAACAGGATCGGCTGTGCCCGCTGCAGATGCGTATACCCCGGAACGATCGTATCCGTGTTAGCCTTGGCCTGGCCGATCAGCGCTTCCTGGAGGTTCTTCAGCAGTTCTACGAATTCCACAACCCGCTTGCGCAGGTACAGGTGCATGTCCGTCGCCACCTGGTCGTTGCGGCTGCGTCCGGTATGCAGCTTGCCGCCGACCGGACCGATCTGCTCGATCAGATTTTTTTCGATGTTCATATGGATATCTTCGTCGGATACCGAATATTCGATTTCGCCGCTGCGGATCTTCTCCAGCACGTTCAGCAAGCCTTTTTTGATCGTCTCCACGTCTTCCTGCGGCACGATCCCGCATTTGCCGAGCATGGTGACATGCGCCAGACTGCCCTGCACGTCCTCTTCCGCAAGCTTCTGATCGAATCCGATCGAAGCGGTGTATTCTTCTACCAGCTTGTTGGTCTGCTTCGTAAAGCGACCGCCCCACAGCTTGCTCAAATGGTTCACTCCTTGGGTGGCTTTATAGGGCACATGGGGATCTATACGTTACGCCTTATTTAAGCTTTTAAAGATAAAACTTGTGAGTTACGCCCTCTGATAAACGCTGCGTTGCCGAATGTTCCTCCGACCGCTGTTCCTCCCAGATTTTCTTATATCAGATTTAAGGATAAAATCCGGGAGCAAAGGCGGACGCTTCGCTTCTTCGGAATCATTCGTCCCCTCCGCTAAGCTACTCCATGCTACAAGTTTTCTTCTAAAATAGCTGAACTAATGCACTATCTCGTATATTAAATTCCCTGAGTCCTATAAAGCTATTTTTCTTATATAAAAAATACTACTTATTCTGCTGGTTAACACCCGCACTCACTTTAAGGCGCAAGGCATTCAAGCGGATGAAGCCTGCGGCGTCGGCCTGATCGTAAGACTGAGTAGGGTCGGCCTCCATCGTAGCGATGTCCGGGTTGTACAGGCTGACCGGACTTTTAACGCCGGCGCCAATAACGTTGCCTTTGTACAGCTTGAGACGTACGGTGCCGGATACATTTTTCTGGCTTTCCGTCACCAGAGCTTGAAGAGCCAGCCGTTCCGGCGCAAACCAGAAACCGTTGTACACGAGGTTGCTGTAGCGGGTAATGAGGCTGTCGCGCAGGCTCATGACTTCGCGGTCCATCGTGATGGACTCCATTTTGCGGTGAGCGGTGAACAGGATCGTACCGCCCGGGGTTTCATACACGCCGCGGCTTTTCATGCCGACGAAGCGGTTCTCCACCATGTCTACACGGCCGATACCGTGTTTGCCGCCAAGCTCATTCAGCTTCTCCATCATGCGGAGCGGCTCGAGCTGCTCGCCGTTTAAGGCGATGGCGTTGCCTTGCGCAAACTCGATTTCGATATATTCCGGCTCATTCGGCGCATCCTCCGGGTCTACGCTCAGCAGGAACATATCTTTGTTCTCCGGCGCGCTGGCGTCGAACCAAGGATCCTCAAGCACGCCGCTTTCGTAGCTGATATGCAGCAGGTTGCGGTCCGTGGAATAAGGTTTCGCCGCAGAGGCGGTAACCGGAATGCCATGCGATTCCGCGTAGGCGATCATTTCGGCGCGTCCCGGGAACGTATCCCGGAACTCCTGCAGGCGCCAAGGGGCGATCACTTTGATTTCCGGTGCAATCGCCGCCGCGTTCAGTTCAAAACGCACCTGGTCGTTGCCTTTTCCCGTTGCTCCGTGAGCAATAGCGGTTGCACCCTCAGCGCGTGCGATCTCGACCATCCGTTTCGCGATCAGCGGACGGGCGATGCTGGTGCCCAGCAGATATTGCCCTTCATACAAAGCACCCGCCTGGAACATCGGGTAGATGAAGTCTTTGGCAAATTCTTCGCGCAGGTCATCGATATACACTTTGGAGGCGCCGGTCGCCAGCGCTTTCGCTTCCAGGCCGTCCAGCTCTTCTTTCTGGCCAATATCGGCCGTAAAAGCGATAATCTCAGCGTCATAAGTCTCTTTGAGCCATTTCAAAATAATGGAGGTGTCCAATCCGCCCGAGTAGGCGAGGACGATTTTTTCTTTTGCCATAAGAGTTCCGGTTCCCCTTCCAATTGTTGTTCTTCTATCCTATCAAAGCCGCCATCAGCGCTTTCTGCGCGTGGAGGCGATTCTCCGCCTGGTCAAAAATAATCGAATGTTTGCCGTCGATCACACCTTCGCTCACCTCTTCGCCGCGGTGGGCCGGAAGGCAGTGCATGAACAGATAATCCGGCTTTGCCAGTGCGGCCAGCTCTTCATTCACC
Encoded proteins:
- a CDS encoding argininosuccinate synthase, which gives rise to MAKEKIVLAYSGGLDTSIILKWLKETYDAEIIAFTADIGQKEELDGLEAKALATGASKVYIDDLREEFAKDFIYPMFQAGALYEGQYLLGTSIARPLIAKRMVEIARAEGATAIAHGATGKGNDQVRFELNAAAIAPEIKVIAPWRLQEFRDTFPGRAEMIAYAESHGIPVTASAAKPYSTDRNLLHISYESGVLEDPWFDASAPENKDMFLLSVDPEDAPNEPEYIEIEFAQGNAIALNGEQLEPLRMMEKLNELGGKHGIGRVDMVENRFVGMKSRGVYETPGGTILFTAHRKMESITMDREVMSLRDSLITRYSNLVYNGFWFAPERLALQALVTESQKNVSGTVRLKLYKGNVIGAGVKSPVSLYNPDIATMEADPTQSYDQADAAGFIRLNALRLKVSAGVNQQNK
- the argH gene encoding argininosuccinate lyase — protein: MSKLWGGRFTKQTNKLVEEYTASIGFDQKLAEEDVQGSLAHVTMLGKCGIVPQEDVETIKKGLLNVLEKIRSGEIEYSVSDEDIHMNIEKNLIEQIGPVGGKLHTGRSRNDQVATDMHLYLRKRVVEFVELLKNLQEALIGQAKANTDTIVPGYTHLQRAQPILFAHHLMAYVAMFGRDIERLQDSYKRINVLPLGAGALAGTTFPIDRHFVAEQLHFDAVYENSLDAVSDRDFILEFLSNASAIMMHLSRLSEELVLWSSTEFRFVELDDAFCTGSSIMPQKKNPDVAELVRGKTGRVYGNLFGLLTVLKSLPLAYNKDMQEDKEGMFDTVATLQGALQLFAPMIATMKVNTGRMREAVNQDFSNATDIADFLVGKGLPFRQAHEVIGKTVLYCIQNGKFLLDLTLDEFKQFSDLFDDRIYEVLQPETVVNARDVYGGTATAQVEAAIARAESKLTETAGWVRGFEAKVSL
- a CDS encoding Rpn family recombination-promoting nuclease/putative transposase, with amino-acid sequence MYDFLDPRCTSKGELANIEMQLFNPYHMEKRTLFYWSEMYYHQIPKGGNYNTLQKCVTINILNYSSLPNDRYHSVFHLREDHTGIALLDDIEIHVIELTKLDPQKVTLNEGGLINWLMFLKGADKSNWEVLTVKEPMLKKAMNTLEFLSQDTAARMAYDARMKALSDEKSRIESAMKVGREEGKVEGKAEGKAETALKLLEMGAAIEMIAEATGMTEEAIRALKPQQL